Part of the Paenibacillus sp. FSL R7-0273 genome is shown below.
GAGCTGGCTGCAGCTATATCCGTTGTCGGCACCGGCAATGCTGCAACGCTGGCTGTACAGACAAGCACGGTTACGGCTGAGGCTGCAGAGGTAAAAGCGGATATCACCTTTTTTGCGGTCGATATGGACGGGATGCTGGCACCTGAGGTGGTGCAGGGTGAAGCCTTAACCAATGCTTCTCAGGGAAGTGTCATTGTAGACTCAAAGCTGGAGAAATCCGGGATTGCGGTCGGGAGCACCATCGTTGACCAGGCCTCAGGGATGAGCTTTAAGGTGGCAGGCACCGTTGAAGAAAGCTCCTACAGTCATATGCCGGTCATCTACATTACGGAATCGGACTGGCAAGTCATGAAAGGTGGCACGGTACAGGAAGGGTCAGATCAGCTGCCAGCCCCTTACAATGTAATCGCACTGAAGGCGTCTTCTGCACAGGCTGCTGAGGTCGCGGGCAAGCTGGATCACGTTGAAGTGATTACGCAAAAGCAGGCCATTTCGAGCATTCCGGGCTACGCTTCTGAACAGAACTCCCTGCTCATGATGATCGCTTTCCTATTTGTTATCGCAGCGTTTGTGCTGGCCGTCTTCTTCTACGTGATCACGATCCAGAAGACGAGCCAGTTCGGCATCCTGAAAGCGATGGGCACCCAAATGTCCTACCTTGCCTGGAGTGTAGTAGGCCAGGTGCTGATTCTTTCTGCGGCGAGCCTGGCTGTCAGTCTGCTGCTGACCTTTGGCATGAATATGGGACTGCCGGATACGATGCCGTTTCAGCTGGAGCGTTCGACCATTCTTTTGACCAGTGTATTGTTTATCGGCATGTCGCTGCTGGGTGCATTAATCTCTGTAGTGAAAGTGGCTAAAGTGGACGCTTTGGAAGCGATAGGGAGGGCTGGAGCATGAGTGCAATGCTGATGATGAAGCAGGTTACCAAGACGTACGGGGATGGCGGCCGGACAATGTCAGTGCTTAACCAGCTGGACCTTACAGTGAACGCCGGGGAGTTCGTCGCTGTGCTGGGGCCGTCCGGTTCAGGCAAGAGCACCTTCCTTTCGGCAGCCGGAGCGCTTTTAACACCGACCAGCGGTGAAATCTGGATTGACGGAGAAGCATTGACTAACAAAGATAAGCGGGAGCTGACAGATCTGCGGCTGCAAAAGATCGGCTTCATGTTCCAGAGTGCTCAGCTGCTGCCTTATCTAAAGGTGGAGGAGCAGCTGCTGTATGTAGCCAGGCTGGCGAAGCTGGGAACTAAGGAGTCCAAGGAACGGGCTGCCGGCCTGATGAAGCGGCTGGGAATCTGGGAACGCCGCGGCCAATATCCCGAGAAGCTGTCCGGGGGCGAGAAGCAGCGGGTGGCTATTGCGCGGGCCTGGATGAACAAGCCGGCTATTCTGTTTGCCGATGAGCCTACGGCCAGCCTGGATTTCGAGCGCGGTAAGGAGGTTGTCCGGATGATCGCCGACGAGGTGCGCAGCGAAGGCAAGGCCGCAGTCATGGTAACCCATGATGAGCGGATGCTGGAATGGTGTGACCGGGTGCTTCATCTGGAGGCCGGAAAACTGGTGGAGCACCAGAATAAAGGAGCTGAAACCGTTAGAGTATAAGCTTTTATAATGATAAGCCTGATTCCGCTGAATAGAAGGGAATCAGGCTTTTTCGGCTGTAAGCAGCTTCTCCAGGAATACCCGGCTAGCCATTCCTATCTGCTCCTCTTTCCGGCGGATAATCAGAAATTCCCTTTCCGGCAGCCTCTGCCGGATTCTGAGCTCGCTGATCTCTCCGCCGGCAAGCTCTTTACGTACAATCCAGCGGGACAGCAGTGTGATTCCTAGACCGGCGGCAACAGCCTCCTTTACTCCCTGGCTGCTGTTAAACACATAGGAGCGTCTGGCAGAGAGCTGCGCTTCCTGCAGAAAATGATCGCTGTAAGCACGCGTACCAGAACCGGGCTCCCGCAGCACCCAGACTTGATCCTGCAGCATCTCATTATCTACAGCGAGTGCTGCGGTGAGCGGGTGTCCTTTTGCTGCCGCAACGATCATCTCATCCTTCATATAGGGGATAATATCCAGCTCAGAATCGCTGGTTTCACCTTCTATGAAACCAATGTCTATCCGGTTTGACTTCACAGCCGCAATAATCTCCTCGGTATTGCCAATCGTAACCTGCAGATCGACCTGCGGATACTGCCCTGCATAATCGGCCAGTCTTCCTGGTAAAATGTATTCCCCTATTGTAAAGCTTGCCCCAAGATTAAGGCTGCCCGTGACCTCATCTCTAAGCAGCCGGATTTCCTGTGCGGCTTCCTCATAATGCGCGAGAATTTGCTTCGCATGCTTAAACAGCACGGCGCCAGCCTCTGTAAGCCGGACCGCCTTTGGGGAGCGGTGCAGCAGCTTGCTGCCCAGCTCATTCTCCAGGTTGCGGATGTGCAGGCTGACTCCGGGCTGTGACAGGTTCAGCAGCTCTCCGGCCCTGGAGAAATGCCGCTGCTCGGCAACGGTAACAAATACCCGCAGTGCATCAACGATCATAAGAATCCCTCATTTTAGATAAGCTATATGCCCTCATAATAGCATACTGCTTCAGTTAATAATAAGTATTTGTAATGATTGAAATAACAAACCGGTATTTCACATTCCATCAGCTCCTCCGTATAGTTAAGGCAGAGCAGCCGCGACAGATACGGCGGACGGGGAGTGAAAGAGATGCACATCCAGTTCTTTCAGCATGTGACTAAGCTTGGACCGGAAAAGAAACTTCAAGGGTATATAAAGAGATTCCGCAGCTTCAGTAGCGGTCTGCTGATAGTGGTAATATTGGCGGTAGCGGCCAAATACCTGGCACAGCTGCCTGTTCTGAATATGATGGGCCAGCTTGTACTGGCCATATTGCTGGGAATCATCTTCCGCGCCGCAGCGGGCGTACCGGAAAAAGCAAACGCAGGCATTCAGCTTATCTCCAAAAAAGGGCTAAGAGCCGGCATTATCCTGCTGGGTCTAAGATTGAATCTGCATGATATCGTCCAGGCCGGCCCAAAGGTGCTCGCCTTGGCTGTCATAAATATAGGATTTACGCTCATCACGGTATACCTGATATGCAGAGCCATTAAAATGGACCGGAGGCTCGGTATCCTGACTGCCTGCGGTACAGCCATCTGCGGAGCAGCCGCCGTAGCGGCAGTCTCCCCGCAGATTAAAGCTACCGATAATGAAACGGCCGTGAGTGCCGCGACGGTAGCGATATTGGGGACAATTTTTACAATCGTCTACATTTCGGCTTATCCGCTCCTCGGGCTGAGCGAATCAGGGTATGGCATTTTTGCCGGAGCAACGCTTCACGAGGTCGCACATGTCATTGCAGCATCTGCACCGGTTGGACAGCAGGCAGCTGATCTGGCGGTTATCGTCAAGCTGACCCGGGTAGCCATGCTTGCGCCGGTTGCACTGGGATTAGGCTTATGGGATAACCGCCGTCAGCACTCTAAAAGCGAAAAAAACCAAGGCAAAAAAGTGATACTTGATAGAGAAGAAACACACGGCAAGCAAAATAAGCTCCAGGTACCCTGGTTTATCGGAGGCTTTCTGCTGATGAGCGGCGTGA
Proteins encoded:
- a CDS encoding LysR substrate-binding domain-containing protein, producing the protein MIVDALRVFVTVAEQRHFSRAGELLNLSQPGVSLHIRNLENELGSKLLHRSPKAVRLTEAGAVLFKHAKQILAHYEEAAQEIRLLRDEVTGSLNLGASFTIGEYILPGRLADYAGQYPQVDLQVTIGNTEEIIAAVKSNRIDIGFIEGETSDSELDIIPYMKDEMIVAAAKGHPLTAALAVDNEMLQDQVWVLREPGSGTRAYSDHFLQEAQLSARRSYVFNSSQGVKEAVAAGLGITLLSRWIVRKELAGGEISELRIRQRLPEREFLIIRRKEEQIGMASRVFLEKLLTAEKA
- a CDS encoding ABC transporter ATP-binding protein; the encoded protein is MSAMLMMKQVTKTYGDGGRTMSVLNQLDLTVNAGEFVAVLGPSGSGKSTFLSAAGALLTPTSGEIWIDGEALTNKDKRELTDLRLQKIGFMFQSAQLLPYLKVEEQLLYVARLAKLGTKESKERAAGLMKRLGIWERRGQYPEKLSGGEKQRVAIARAWMNKPAILFADEPTASLDFERGKEVVRMIADEVRSEGKAAVMVTHDERMLEWCDRVLHLEAGKLVEHQNKGAETVRV
- a CDS encoding ABC transporter permease yields the protein MFLALREMRHSKARYSLIMVIMLLVSFLVLFVTGLARGLAYANISAVENMPAGYFAVQDDAEHAFRRSQLNETELAAAISVVGTGNAATLAVQTSTVTAEAAEVKADITFFAVDMDGMLAPEVVQGEALTNASQGSVIVDSKLEKSGIAVGSTIVDQASGMSFKVAGTVEESSYSHMPVIYITESDWQVMKGGTVQEGSDQLPAPYNVIALKASSAQAAEVAGKLDHVEVITQKQAISSIPGYASEQNSLLMMIAFLFVIAAFVLAVFFYVITIQKTSQFGILKAMGTQMSYLAWSVVGQVLILSAASLAVSLLLTFGMNMGLPDTMPFQLERSTILLTSVLFIGMSLLGALISVVKVAKVDALEAIGRAGA
- a CDS encoding YeiH family protein, which codes for MHIQFFQHVTKLGPEKKLQGYIKRFRSFSSGLLIVVILAVAAKYLAQLPVLNMMGQLVLAILLGIIFRAAAGVPEKANAGIQLISKKGLRAGIILLGLRLNLHDIVQAGPKVLALAVINIGFTLITVYLICRAIKMDRRLGILTACGTAICGAAAVAAVSPQIKATDNETAVSAATVAILGTIFTIVYISAYPLLGLSESGYGIFAGATLHEVAHVIAASAPVGQQAADLAVIVKLTRVAMLAPVALGLGLWDNRRQHSKSEKNQGKKVILDREETHGKQNKLQVPWFIGGFLLMSGVNTLGILPEKATADLLVLAYLLLAMAMAGLGLGIDLKTFGRLGGKPFAAGLAGSLLLSLLGYGLIQLMGLT